The Verrucomicrobium spinosum DSM 4136 = JCM 18804 genome includes a region encoding these proteins:
- a CDS encoding terminase gpA endonuclease subunit: MSATPKQYDVSNTPWTKEWQELPLRSDVRVGAYMKSSRTGVTEGALNILRWMPENWPGNALYSITSDKKAREIVDRRMLTTMSAGVLSADPKDTGLSRISLDSMDMVFSGSGSADPFQEIWYRLIILDEIENHVKNQETTTYKRARSRQTDVPDGLVLAIAKPELAGGIIDEIFISGTQKKFLIPCPRCERLIELRTDHLVVEGCYEGGEWDLARVVTETYYQCQLCHGRIEEKEKRSMVNSDLARQVPTPPSERRRSPSGKYVPPEPGVESYHISDLYSLHERVSWGELKQMHLLAHVINPTQEAKKYFRINHEGWPWEDEVYSVTAESVKALKAGRVEDVKVSNADGTETIIKTTLAPLCLLTDHNGDPRNPVFYMAYKDGKPQGRLPFKPVWITMTADKQFSYLKYTVFGWLPDGQAFWIDRGTVQDEDQLDATLRLRPYFIEGEEEPMFITAGLIDSGHRPHEVYRFCLKMINLHGWMILPARGEGEHEGYKGKTWRLVKDYVDGTPIMVRYFFDHGIKNEFYLSHVQKRAEPRLWLPHDLPETSIAELTAERYSEEEKKWIHEKSKYGPNDEGDGCKMQYVLFHENRDALRALGR, from the coding sequence ATGTCCGCCACCCCCAAGCAGTACGACGTCAGCAACACTCCCTGGACAAAGGAGTGGCAAGAGTTGCCCCTGCGTTCTGACGTGCGTGTCGGGGCATACATGAAATCCTCTCGAACGGGGGTCACTGAGGGCGCGCTCAACATCCTCCGGTGGATGCCTGAGAATTGGCCGGGGAATGCGCTCTACTCCATCACGTCAGACAAGAAGGCCCGGGAGATTGTCGACCGCCGAATGTTGACCACGATGTCGGCGGGGGTGCTGTCGGCAGACCCGAAGGACACGGGCCTCTCTCGGATCTCACTCGACTCCATGGACATGGTCTTCAGCGGCTCGGGCTCCGCAGATCCATTTCAGGAAATTTGGTATCGCCTCATCATCCTAGATGAGATCGAGAACCACGTAAAAAATCAGGAAACAACTACCTACAAGCGAGCACGGTCCCGGCAAACGGACGTGCCTGACGGGCTGGTGCTGGCCATTGCCAAGCCTGAGTTGGCGGGCGGAATCATCGATGAGATATTCATCTCGGGGACTCAGAAGAAATTCCTGATCCCTTGCCCTCGATGTGAGCGATTGATCGAATTGCGGACTGATCACCTGGTTGTCGAGGGGTGCTATGAAGGAGGTGAATGGGATCTCGCCCGGGTGGTGACGGAAACTTACTATCAATGCCAGCTCTGCCACGGAAGGATTGAAGAGAAGGAAAAGCGCTCGATGGTCAATAGTGACCTTGCGCGACAGGTGCCCACGCCTCCCAGTGAGCGGCGGCGTTCGCCTTCGGGGAAGTATGTGCCTCCTGAGCCCGGGGTGGAAAGCTATCACATCAGCGACCTGTACTCGCTGCATGAGCGCGTGAGTTGGGGTGAGCTGAAACAAATGCACCTGCTCGCCCATGTGATCAATCCCACCCAAGAGGCGAAGAAATATTTCCGAATCAACCACGAGGGATGGCCTTGGGAAGATGAAGTGTATTCGGTCACGGCGGAGTCGGTCAAAGCGCTGAAGGCTGGCAGGGTGGAAGACGTGAAGGTCTCGAATGCGGACGGCACGGAAACCATTATTAAGACGACGCTGGCCCCCCTCTGCCTGCTCACTGATCACAATGGCGATCCGCGAAACCCTGTCTTCTATATGGCCTATAAGGACGGGAAGCCTCAGGGCCGATTGCCGTTCAAGCCTGTTTGGATCACCATGACTGCTGACAAGCAGTTCAGTTATTTGAAATATACTGTCTTTGGCTGGTTGCCTGATGGGCAAGCCTTCTGGATCGACCGTGGCACCGTGCAGGATGAGGATCAGCTTGACGCGACATTGCGGCTCCGTCCCTACTTTATCGAGGGCGAGGAAGAGCCGATGTTCATCACGGCGGGGCTTATCGACTCGGGACATAGGCCTCATGAGGTCTATCGTTTTTGCTTGAAGATGATAAACCTTCACGGGTGGATGATCCTCCCTGCGAGGGGTGAGGGCGAGCACGAAGGGTATAAAGGTAAAACGTGGCGGCTCGTGAAAGACTATGTGGACGGCACTCCCATCATGGTCAGATACTTTTTCGACCATGGCATCAAGAATGAGTTCTATCTCAGTCACGTGCAAAAGAGGGCTGAGCCTCGGCTCTGGTTGCCTCATGACCTTCCTGAGACCTCAATCGCGGAGCTGACGGCTGAACGATACTCAGAGGAAGAAAAGAAGTGGATTCACGAAAAATCAAAATACGGGCCTAACGATGAGGGTGACGGCTGCAAGATGCAGTACGTCCTATTTCATGAGAACCGAGACGCGTTACGGGCGCTCGGTCGATAG